A single Osmerus mordax isolate fOsmMor3 chromosome 7, fOsmMor3.pri, whole genome shotgun sequence DNA region contains:
- the nt5dc2 gene encoding 5'-nucleotidase domain-containing protein 2, whose protein sequence is MSFRKILQLNGAFVQKSIAKARFNPFRSFAICCLNVTSNGSTFKRGENGTMAGSTPVSSAYQTHRPAEVSKLVSGRTYCSSAAPKTDSKTHMWSRYTEMKRLVQDVIPPGVCSILNPSTIYANNEVDLELVDIYGFDYDYTLALYSNCLDAMIFNTAKDFLVKQYKYPEGIRKYDYIPNFAARGLHYDIQKGFLMKVDAFHYIELGTVYRGLKPVPDEEVLKLYGGTHHLPLHEVSDFYGKGPKIKQFMDVFSIPEMTLLAVANDYFISNDIEYDPVHLYKDVSDAIGMVHIQGYMYKWVMQDLEKYILRGEETLAVLQCLANSGKKLFLITNSPFNFVDKGMKYMIGNNWRDFFDIVIVQADKPHFFNDCVKPFRLLDSHGNLKWDKIKSLDKGKIYKQGNLFEFLRLTGWTGSKVLYFGDHLYSDLADLMLRHGWRTGAIVPELEVETKVANTQQFAQSLTWLQALTGLLERMQKHRDPEAKEVRKDWLKEREELLAVTKNLFNPQFGSIFRTCHNPTYFSRRLCRYSDLYMASISCLLNYDLSYTFYPRRTPLQHEAPLWMDQLCTGCMKTPFLEEMSQIR, encoded by the exons ATGTCTTTCCGAAAAATACTCCAGTTAAACGGTGCGTTTGTGCAGAAAAGTATAGCAAAAGCACGTTTCAACCCCTTTAGAAGTTTTGCGATTTGTTGTTTAAATGTGACATCAAACGGTTCAACTTTTAAACGTGGTGAAAACGGTACAATGGCAGGGTCGACACCCGTATCATCCGCATATCAGACTCACAGACCTGCTGAGGTTTCAAAGCTTGTTTCAGGACGGACTTACTGCTCCTCAGCAGCACCCAAGACTGACTCCAAAACTCACATGTGGTCAAGATACACTGAGATGAAAAGGCTTGTGCAGG ATGTAATTCCCCCAGGTGTATGCAGCATTCTGAACCCCTCAACCATCTATGCAAACAATGAGGTGGACCTGGAACTAGTGGACATCTATGGCTTTGATTATGACTACACCCTCGCTCTCTATTCCAACTGCCTTGATGCCATGATCTTCAATACAGCTAAAGACTTTCTTGTCAAACAGTACAAG TATCCCGAAGGCATCAGAAAGTATGACTATATTCCCAACTTTGCTGCACGCGGTCTGCATTATGACATTCAGAAG GGCTTCTTGATGAAAGTTGATGCCTTTCATTATATCGAGCTTGGGACTGTGTACAG AGGTTTAAAACCTGTTCCTGATGAGGAAGTGTTAAAACTCTATGGAGGAACTCACCATCTACCTCTTCACGAAGTCAGTGACTTTTATGGCAAG GGTCCTAAGATTAAACAGTTCATGGATGTTTTCTCTATCCCAGAGATGACTCTACTTGCTGTTGCCAATGACTACTTTATCTCCAATGACATTGAATATGACCCAGTCCATCTATACAAAGATGTGTCG GATGCCATTGGGATGGTGCACATCCAAGGTTACATGTACAAGTGGGTAATGCAGGACCTGG AGAAATACAtcctcagaggagaggagacactggCAGTTTTACAATGCTTGGCCAACAGTGGCAAAAAGCTCTTCCTCATAACCAACAGCCCCTTTAACTTTGT TGACAAAGGGATGAAGTACATGATTGGGAACAACTGGAGGGACTTCTTTGATATTGTAATTGTTCAAGCTGACAAACCACATTTCTTCAATGACTGTGTCAA ACCTTTTAGACTATTAGATAGCCATGGGAACCTAAAGTGGGACAAGATCAAAAGCTTGGATAAGGGGAAGATCTACAAACAG GGAAACTTGTTTGAGTTTCTAAGGCTCACAGGATGGACAGGATCAAAAGTGCTCTACTTCGGAGACCATCTGTACAGTGACTTAGCA GATCTAATGCTGCGTCATGGTTGGAGGACAGGGGCTATTGTGCCAGAGCTTGAGGTGGAGACGAAGGTGGCTAACACACAACAGTTTGCCCAGAGCCTCACTTGGCTTCAGGCACTTACTGGTCTACTGGAGCGCATGCAG AAACATCGAGATCCAGAGGCAAAAGAAGTTCGGAAAGATTggttgaaggagagggaggagcttcT AGCTGTGACAAAGAACTTGTTCAACCCCCAATTTGGCAGCATCTTTCGTACCTGTCACAACCCCACCTATTTTTCCCGCCGCCTCTGCCGCTACTCGGACCTCTACATGGCCTCCATCAGCTGCCTATTGAACTATGACCTGTCCTACACATTCTACCCTCGTCGTACCCCGCTGCAGCACGAGGCGCCCCTGTGGATGGACCAACTGTGCACAGGCTGCATGAAGACCCCTTTCCTTGAGGAGATGTCACAAATTCGTTGA